In Nocardia sputorum, a single genomic region encodes these proteins:
- a CDS encoding AvrD family protein: protein MSTELIAYADIDTVLGHRDGRFFGEGYKRITHRIFDITVDRDAEDRPRLTATAGVHYPLDWSRKSTRVLVPHVSSIDCSIFGYRLLEVILRECFGLTDSEIRSCWVPFVQFSSGTIATESLAEFAISATVVAVEGNTISITGALGGGMSLEATVALPAPPRPPQTASRTVHETGRGYFHGGVYARGQYLRNVVVSDGGSRAQADFALVEADPAGPWHGVADAYQPSVTLVDATVILAQLSQVVLYELDNIARKDSETLWMRRMTARASAPPPPSTSGTATTRMARSMVLAFGGGDWRISSWASDFAGCEIRYDLAHRLPA from the coding sequence ATGTCCACCGAGTTGATCGCCTACGCCGACATCGACACCGTGCTGGGCCACCGGGACGGGCGGTTCTTCGGCGAGGGGTACAAGCGGATCACCCACCGCATCTTCGACATCACCGTCGACCGCGACGCGGAGGACCGTCCGCGGCTGACCGCGACGGCGGGGGTGCACTATCCGCTCGACTGGTCGCGCAAGAGCACCCGGGTGCTGGTCCCCCATGTCAGCAGCATCGACTGCTCGATCTTCGGCTACCGGCTGCTCGAGGTGATCCTGCGCGAGTGCTTCGGGCTCACCGACAGCGAGATCCGGTCGTGCTGGGTGCCTTTCGTCCAGTTCAGCAGCGGAACCATCGCGACGGAGTCGCTGGCGGAATTCGCGATCAGCGCGACGGTCGTCGCGGTGGAGGGCAACACGATCAGCATCACCGGCGCGCTGGGCGGCGGCATGAGCCTGGAAGCCACCGTGGCGCTCCCGGCGCCACCGCGCCCGCCGCAGACGGCGAGCCGCACGGTGCACGAGACCGGGCGGGGATATTTCCACGGCGGGGTGTACGCCCGCGGGCAGTATCTGCGCAACGTCGTCGTCTCCGACGGCGGCAGCCGCGCACAAGCCGATTTCGCTCTCGTGGAGGCGGATCCGGCGGGCCCCTGGCATGGTGTCGCCGACGCCTACCAGCCTTCCGTCACGCTGGTCGACGCGACGGTGATCCTGGCGCAGCTGTCCCAGGTCGTGCTGTACGAGCTGGACAACATCGCCCGCAAGGACAGCGAGACCTTGTGGATGCGCCGGATGACCGCGCGCGCGTCCGCTCCCCCGCCGCCGTCCACCTCCGGCACCGCGACCACGCGCATGGCCCGCTCGATGGTCCTCGCCTTCGGCGGCGGCGACTGGCGCATCTCCAGCTGGGCCTCGGACTTCGCGGGTTGCGAGATCCGCTACGACCTCGCGCACCGTCTGCCGGCCTGA
- a CDS encoding class I SAM-dependent methyltransferase, whose protein sequence is MTVLLDKTKRYNPIDSWFYDNFISEAVREMTPTLFDDIVAQLDDGAQVLDVGCGGGQLAVGLATTGTALRLTGIDLSPQQVRRARKRGAALGSRIQFREGSAMDLPFPDGAYDAVISSGSIKHWPNQRKGLAEMLRVLRPGGLLLVIEADRGCTFEDARAFVDRWKLPQPMARACLPFFRTYIAGYGLDLEDGRDLVADLPVTDATVRRIPGEPGIQITARKRDE, encoded by the coding sequence ATGACCGTCCTGCTGGACAAGACCAAGCGCTACAACCCGATCGACTCGTGGTTCTACGACAACTTCATCTCCGAGGCGGTGCGGGAGATGACCCCGACCCTGTTCGACGACATCGTCGCCCAGCTCGACGACGGTGCGCAGGTGCTCGACGTCGGTTGCGGCGGCGGGCAACTCGCGGTCGGCCTGGCCACCACGGGGACCGCGCTTCGGCTGACCGGTATCGACCTCTCCCCGCAACAGGTGCGCAGGGCGCGCAAGCGCGGCGCGGCGCTGGGCAGCCGCATCCAGTTCCGGGAAGGATCCGCGATGGACCTGCCGTTCCCGGACGGCGCCTACGACGCGGTGATCAGCTCGGGTTCGATCAAGCACTGGCCGAACCAGCGCAAGGGGCTCGCGGAGATGCTCCGCGTCTTGCGGCCCGGCGGCCTGTTGCTGGTGATCGAAGCCGATCGCGGCTGCACCTTCGAGGACGCGCGCGCCTTCGTCGACCGCTGGAAGCTGCCGCAGCCGATGGCGCGGGCCTGCCTGCCGTTCTTCCGCACCTACATCGCCGGCTACGGCCTCGATCTGGAGGACGGCCGCGACCTGGTGGCCGATCTCCCGGTCACCGACGCGACGGTGCGCCGCATCCCCGGCGAGCCGGGGATTCAGATCACCGCGCGCAAACGAGACGAGTGA
- a CDS encoding type I polyketide synthase, with product MVDIAIVGIGCRFPGGVFDPDSYWNFLLGKGDGIVDIPPDRWSVEKYYDPDPDAPGRMYTRRGGFLTQPLWDFDADFFGIAQKEAAILDPQQRLLLEVTWEALDDAGMAGRVSGHRVGVYVGGFILDNVLGRSGPLVRSAITSHTAMSASHTLLSNRISYLLDLHGPSLTVDTACSSSLVATHLAVQAIANGECEIALAGGANAMLQPETFISMCKGRFLSVDGRCKTFDAAADGYGRAEGAGAVLLKPLDLAQRDNDRVYAVIRATGVNQDGRTMAIPVPNPVAQEQLARQVRDDAGVAAHEVSYLEAHGTGTAVGDPIELSALGAVYGAVDGRGEPVPVGSVKNNFGHTEAAAGVASLIKAALTLHHRTVAPQFELRTPNPEIKFDELRLRVPLQPEPLAAAPGKGVVAVNGFGYGGTNAHVILVEAPPRAARAEDERPVPKVLPISGRHETAVRALADELAHALDRHPADAVTAAAWTRRAHHPLRVGFAYDDADDLRGQLRAFAAGEGRVPSRVIGDGEVEPVFVFSGMGPQWWGMGRELLTTDSTFAKVAREIDREFVSIAGWSILDEMLADEAGSRIMRTAYAQPANFVLQAALTAELAEYGVYPAVVLGHSVGEVTAAYVSGALSLRDALTVSYHRARLQATTAGTGGMLALGMSENEARELLARTDSISIAAVNSPGAVTLAGDSGDLELLRDTLSATGTFARSLRVEVPYHSHLMDPILDDLRAALSQLAPRDAKLTTYSTVTAAEIAGAEWDADYWCRNVREPVRFADAIGALVDAGHRVFLEVGPHPVLSGNIREMLIHRGVIGAAVTTLSRDLRDRNNVLRAVADLYVAGSLDGSTVPGRPDSVVEHLDLPAYPWQRKRVWHDEPVTLLDRLGTPDGYALLGDRTAAANPEWEVQLSVSRLPWLRDHVVDGHVVLPGAAYLDAALSAAVERTGRTSVGLESVEFVAPLVIDEHDVPVLRVSVEESTKRFQIRSRSATAATWTLNAHGRLIEADFAAAVVEVEAPEHAATVAGPDLYRGLAARGLDYGPAFQRIVSAVVGADAVVASLAPVEEASPVRHLAHPALVDAALQCVAALAADTDTGVAIVPAAIARVRRLGPLPERPRVVVTRRGMDPLRADIAVVGEDGEVAMRLLGVEFRPVSATVDAIHQLERVFYQPIWELVEAPSGARPAEAEIVVAVCVGADAADRATALLGDRADRTVVLGDPDADDNDERLRLALRSPDGEPIAERIRVVSVFGAAFDAARNVYWLARVANAIEHLLADAPHVHVHGVVVTENALCTPADSTAQVSHGALVGARRALLNEQPAAGWRLVDADPRATTLADLVLADDVLDEIGVRGADHWAVRLDRNFGTHLEQRNRATPLPDPEASFTVEIPKSRLMSDLALRETERIAPGPGEIEVRMETAGLNYKDAMKVIGVLTEKELAGTYFGTTVGMEGSGVVERVGPGVTGVAVGDRMMVCARDILRKYVTMPVDAGATMPHDLLPGADYDPLTCGSGLPFLTAEFGLRTLARLRPGETVLVHGAAGGMGMAAVQVALDIGATVIATAGTPERRAQVRGLGAQHVLNSRSADFVDEIAELTGGRGVDVVYSSAPGEILRQNFRVAAEFGRVVDIGKADIYTGGVIDLEPFDRNLTFFSVDMDRALAHDPELLRAPMRASHAALRAGRYQYLPYTAYPVSELAAAFESVARSDQIGRVVLDLREERPMVRPAIAHPRIDPDGCYLVTGGFGGFGSATARWLVAEGARKLVLVGRSGAATPQAREQVAAFTAAGVTVIEERVDVADYAATVALVDRIRSVGPLRGIFHAAGVVNNLPVPQITRESLDELFAKVRGAQHLDRAVEAAGIELDMFVLYSSISALGCITPQVGYAAANAALDALAAQRRARGAAALAVNWGFMSGGGMADKTEALVDYVKSIGFLPIDMDRATALLRECLTLDSAQVAVADIDWTVWSRVARPSTDTRRFRQLLADIGVTGEAGGTLRAEILALPTEQRADFVAQRLADQLAVVLGVDTDAINIDEPVTDLGMDSLMAMEFGARTEKELDVKISALELSRGLSLRGIGAKVVTQFAEPADAQAAA from the coding sequence ATGGTCGACATTGCAATAGTGGGTATCGGCTGCCGTTTTCCAGGCGGCGTATTCGACCCGGACAGTTACTGGAATTTCCTGCTCGGCAAAGGCGACGGGATCGTCGATATACCGCCGGACCGATGGAGCGTCGAAAAGTACTACGACCCGGATCCGGATGCGCCGGGGCGTATGTACACCCGGCGCGGCGGATTTCTCACCCAGCCGCTGTGGGATTTCGACGCCGATTTCTTCGGCATCGCCCAGAAGGAGGCCGCCATCCTCGACCCGCAGCAGCGGCTGCTGCTGGAGGTGACCTGGGAGGCGCTCGACGACGCAGGCATGGCGGGCCGGGTCTCCGGTCACCGCGTCGGCGTCTACGTCGGCGGCTTCATCCTCGACAACGTGCTCGGGCGCAGCGGGCCGCTGGTCCGCTCGGCGATCACCAGCCACACCGCGATGAGCGCCTCGCACACCTTGCTGTCCAACCGGATCTCCTATCTGCTCGACCTGCACGGCCCCAGCCTGACCGTCGACACCGCGTGCTCGTCGTCGCTGGTGGCCACGCATCTCGCGGTGCAGGCGATCGCCAACGGCGAATGCGAGATCGCGCTGGCCGGCGGGGCGAACGCGATGCTGCAGCCGGAGACGTTCATCTCGATGTGCAAGGGCCGGTTCCTGTCGGTCGACGGCCGCTGCAAGACCTTCGACGCCGCCGCCGACGGGTACGGCCGCGCCGAGGGCGCGGGCGCGGTGCTGCTCAAGCCGCTGGATCTGGCGCAGCGCGACAACGACCGCGTCTACGCCGTCATCCGCGCGACGGGCGTCAACCAGGACGGCCGCACCATGGCCATCCCGGTGCCGAATCCCGTCGCGCAGGAACAGCTGGCCCGCCAGGTGCGCGACGACGCGGGCGTGGCGGCGCACGAGGTGAGCTATCTCGAGGCGCACGGCACCGGCACCGCGGTCGGCGACCCGATCGAACTGTCCGCGCTGGGCGCGGTGTACGGCGCGGTGGACGGCCGCGGCGAACCGGTGCCGGTCGGCTCGGTGAAGAACAACTTCGGGCACACCGAGGCCGCGGCCGGAGTCGCGAGCCTGATCAAAGCGGCGCTCACACTGCATCACCGCACGGTCGCGCCCCAATTCGAGCTCCGCACACCGAATCCCGAGATCAAGTTCGACGAGCTTCGACTACGGGTTCCGCTCCAGCCCGAACCGCTGGCCGCGGCGCCGGGCAAAGGCGTGGTCGCGGTCAACGGCTTCGGGTACGGCGGCACCAACGCCCACGTCATCCTGGTCGAAGCACCACCGAGGGCCGCCCGGGCCGAGGACGAGCGCCCGGTGCCGAAGGTGCTGCCGATCTCCGGCCGCCACGAGACCGCGGTCCGGGCGCTCGCCGACGAACTCGCGCACGCGCTCGACCGCCATCCCGCCGACGCGGTCACCGCGGCCGCGTGGACTCGGCGCGCCCATCACCCCCTGCGGGTCGGCTTCGCCTACGACGACGCCGACGATCTGCGCGGCCAGTTGCGCGCCTTCGCCGCGGGCGAGGGCCGGGTTCCGTCCCGGGTGATCGGCGACGGCGAGGTCGAGCCGGTCTTCGTCTTCAGCGGTATGGGCCCGCAGTGGTGGGGCATGGGCCGCGAACTGCTCACCACCGACAGCACGTTCGCGAAGGTCGCCAGAGAGATCGACCGCGAGTTCGTCTCCATCGCGGGCTGGTCGATCCTGGACGAGATGCTCGCCGACGAGGCCGGCTCGCGGATCATGCGCACCGCCTACGCCCAGCCGGCCAACTTCGTGCTGCAGGCCGCGCTGACCGCCGAATTGGCCGAGTACGGCGTGTATCCGGCGGTGGTGCTCGGGCACAGTGTCGGCGAAGTCACCGCCGCGTACGTGTCCGGCGCGCTGTCGCTGCGGGACGCGCTCACCGTCAGCTACCACCGCGCCCGGCTGCAGGCGACCACCGCGGGCACCGGCGGGATGCTGGCCCTCGGCATGTCCGAGAACGAAGCGCGGGAGCTGCTCGCCCGCACCGACAGCATCTCGATCGCCGCGGTCAACAGCCCCGGCGCGGTCACCCTCGCCGGCGACAGCGGGGACCTCGAGTTGCTGCGCGACACCTTGTCGGCCACCGGCACATTCGCGCGCAGCCTCCGGGTCGAGGTGCCCTACCACAGCCATTTGATGGACCCGATCCTCGACGATCTGCGCGCGGCGCTGAGCCAGCTCGCGCCGCGGGACGCGAAACTCACCACGTACTCCACGGTGACCGCCGCCGAGATCGCGGGCGCGGAATGGGACGCGGACTACTGGTGCCGCAACGTCCGGGAACCGGTCCGGTTCGCCGACGCCATCGGCGCGCTGGTCGACGCGGGCCACCGGGTCTTCCTCGAGGTGGGCCCGCACCCGGTGCTCAGCGGCAACATCCGCGAGATGCTGATCCATCGCGGCGTGATCGGCGCCGCGGTCACCACGCTCTCGCGCGATCTGCGCGACCGCAACAACGTGCTGCGCGCCGTCGCGGATCTGTATGTCGCCGGCTCGCTGGACGGTTCGACCGTGCCGGGCCGGCCGGACTCGGTCGTCGAGCACCTGGACCTGCCCGCGTACCCGTGGCAGCGCAAACGGGTCTGGCACGACGAACCGGTCACTTTGCTCGATCGCCTCGGCACGCCGGACGGCTACGCGCTGCTGGGCGACCGCACCGCCGCGGCGAACCCGGAATGGGAGGTGCAGCTGTCGGTCTCGCGGTTGCCGTGGCTGCGCGACCACGTCGTGGACGGGCATGTGGTGCTGCCCGGGGCGGCCTATCTCGACGCCGCGCTCAGCGCCGCCGTCGAGCGCACCGGGCGCACGAGCGTCGGCCTGGAGTCGGTGGAGTTCGTCGCGCCCCTGGTGATCGACGAGCACGACGTCCCGGTGCTGCGGGTGAGCGTCGAGGAGTCGACCAAGCGCTTCCAGATCCGCTCGCGCTCGGCCACCGCCGCCACCTGGACGCTCAACGCCCACGGCAGGCTCATCGAAGCCGACTTCGCCGCCGCCGTCGTGGAGGTCGAGGCCCCGGAGCACGCCGCCACCGTCGCGGGACCGGATCTCTATCGCGGCTTGGCGGCTCGCGGCCTGGACTACGGGCCTGCCTTCCAGCGCATCGTGTCGGCCGTCGTCGGCGCGGACGCGGTGGTCGCCTCGCTCGCACCGGTCGAGGAAGCCTCGCCGGTCCGGCACCTGGCCCATCCGGCCCTGGTCGACGCCGCGCTGCAATGCGTCGCCGCGCTGGCCGCGGATACCGACACCGGCGTGGCGATCGTGCCCGCCGCCATCGCCCGGGTGCGGCGGCTGGGCCCGCTGCCCGAACGCCCGCGGGTCGTGGTGACCCGGCGCGGGATGGACCCGCTGCGCGCCGACATCGCCGTCGTCGGGGAGGACGGCGAGGTGGCCATGCGACTGCTGGGCGTCGAATTCCGCCCGGTCAGCGCGACTGTCGATGCCATCCATCAGCTGGAACGCGTGTTCTACCAGCCCATCTGGGAGCTCGTCGAGGCGCCGTCCGGCGCGCGTCCGGCCGAGGCGGAGATCGTGGTCGCCGTGTGCGTCGGCGCCGACGCGGCCGACCGGGCGACCGCGCTGCTGGGCGACCGCGCCGACCGCACCGTCGTGCTCGGCGACCCCGACGCCGACGACAACGACGAGCGCCTGCGGCTGGCGTTGCGCTCCCCCGACGGCGAGCCGATCGCCGAACGCATCCGCGTGGTCAGCGTGTTCGGCGCGGCGTTCGACGCCGCGCGCAACGTCTACTGGCTCGCGCGCGTGGCGAACGCGATCGAGCATCTGCTCGCCGACGCGCCGCACGTCCACGTGCACGGCGTCGTGGTCACCGAGAACGCGCTGTGCACGCCCGCCGACAGCACCGCCCAGGTGTCACACGGCGCACTGGTGGGTGCGCGGCGCGCCCTGCTGAACGAGCAGCCCGCCGCGGGCTGGCGGCTGGTCGACGCGGACCCGCGGGCCACGACGCTCGCCGACCTCGTTCTCGCCGACGACGTGCTCGACGAGATCGGCGTGCGCGGAGCCGACCATTGGGCGGTGCGGCTGGACCGCAATTTCGGCACGCACCTCGAGCAGCGCAACCGGGCCACCCCGCTGCCGGACCCGGAAGCCTCGTTCACGGTGGAGATCCCCAAGTCGCGGCTGATGTCCGACCTGGCCTTGCGCGAAACCGAGCGCATCGCACCCGGTCCCGGCGAGATCGAGGTCCGGATGGAGACGGCCGGGCTCAACTACAAGGACGCGATGAAGGTCATCGGCGTGCTCACCGAAAAGGAGCTCGCGGGCACCTATTTCGGCACGACGGTCGGCATGGAGGGCTCCGGTGTGGTGGAGCGCGTCGGGCCCGGCGTCACCGGCGTCGCGGTCGGCGACCGGATGATGGTGTGCGCTCGCGACATCCTCCGCAAGTACGTGACGATGCCCGTTGACGCGGGGGCCACCATGCCGCACGACCTGCTGCCCGGAGCGGACTACGATCCGCTGACCTGCGGGTCCGGCTTGCCGTTCCTCACCGCCGAATTCGGCCTGCGCACGCTGGCTCGCCTGCGGCCCGGCGAGACCGTGCTCGTGCACGGCGCGGCGGGCGGCATGGGCATGGCCGCGGTGCAGGTCGCGCTGGACATCGGCGCCACGGTGATCGCGACCGCGGGCACGCCCGAGCGGCGGGCGCAGGTGCGCGGGCTCGGCGCGCAGCACGTGCTGAACTCGCGCTCGGCCGACTTCGTCGACGAGATCGCCGAGCTGACCGGCGGACGCGGCGTCGACGTCGTCTACAGTTCGGCGCCCGGCGAGATCCTGCGCCAGAACTTCCGGGTGGCCGCGGAATTCGGCCGCGTGGTCGACATCGGCAAGGCCGACATCTACACCGGCGGGGTCATCGATCTGGAGCCCTTCGACCGCAACCTGACGTTCTTCTCCGTCGACATGGACCGTGCGCTGGCCCACGACCCGGAACTGCTCCGCGCGCCGATGCGGGCCAGCCACGCGGCACTGCGCGCGGGACGGTACCAGTACCTGCCGTACACGGCCTATCCGGTGTCGGAGCTGGCCGCGGCATTCGAGTCGGTCGCCCGATCCGACCAGATCGGCCGAGTGGTGCTCGACCTGCGCGAGGAACGCCCGATGGTGCGCCCCGCGATCGCCCATCCGCGCATCGACCCGGACGGCTGCTACCTGGTGACCGGCGGTTTCGGCGGGTTCGGCTCGGCCACCGCCCGCTGGCTGGTCGCCGAGGGCGCCCGGAAACTGGTGCTCGTCGGCCGCAGCGGAGCCGCCACACCGCAGGCCCGCGAGCAGGTCGCGGCGTTCACCGCGGCGGGGGTGACGGTGATCGAGGAGCGGGTGGACGTCGCCGACTACGCCGCGACCGTCGCGCTGGTGGACCGCATCCGGTCCGTGGGGCCGCTGCGGGGCATCTTCCACGCCGCAGGGGTGGTGAACAACCTGCCCGTCCCGCAGATCACCCGGGAGTCGCTCGACGAGTTGTTCGCGAAAGTCCGCGGAGCGCAGCATCTGGACCGGGCGGTCGAGGCCGCGGGCATCGAGCTGGACATGTTCGTGCTGTACTCCTCGATCAGCGCGCTGGGCTGCATCACCCCGCAGGTCGGCTATGCCGCCGCCAACGCCGCGCTGGACGCGCTCGCGGCCCAGCGGCGGGCACGCGGCGCCGCGGCACTGGCGGTGAACTGGGGCTTCATGAGCGGCGGCGGCATGGCCGACAAGACCGAGGCGCTGGTGGACTACGTCAAGTCGATCGGGTTCCTGCCCATCGACATGGACCGCGCCACCGCCCTGCTGCGCGAATGCCTGACCCTCGACAGCGCCCAGGTCGCGGTGGCCGACATCGACTGGACGGTGTGGTCGCGGGTGGCACGGCCGTCCACCGACACCCGGCGCTTCCGCCAGTTGCTCGCCGATATCGGGGTGACCGGTGAGGCCGGCGGCACGCTGCGCGCGGAGATCCTCGCACTGCCCACCGAACAGCGCGCCGACTTCGTCGCCCAGCGCCTCGCCGACCAGCTCGCGGTGGTGCTCGGCGTGGACACCGACGCCATCAACATCGACGAGCCGGTCACCGACCTCGGCATGGACTCGCTCATGGCGATGGAATTCGGGGCCCGCACCGAGAAGGAGCTCGACGTCAAGATCTCCGCGCTCGAACTCAGCAGGGGCCTGTCGCTGCGCGGCATCGGCGCCAAGGTGGTCACCCAGTTCGCCGAGCCCGCCGACGCGCAGGCCGCGGCATGA
- a CDS encoding ATP/GTP-binding protein: MSGNNYRRIVISGTYSTGKTTTSTALSLLTGIPRVDASSAREVVTELYPGMRFQDLSTTELMALGFRRLELRIQAEAILDAQGGFIADGSVLNEWVYGTTRLITGPNPGSARWHKAVKNTLTLPGRPFYRRYLNAYGDMARQRARQNYDIFFHLPVEVPMDPDGHRPVDERYRAISDRQLLHAISELGQPVVTVRGTPEQRLESIVSMLDIPTVMDIDVAVKEAMEIVRSSRERVQETIVAQQQPPTLGRKIKFATRV, translated from the coding sequence ATGTCGGGAAACAACTATCGACGCATCGTCATCTCCGGCACCTATTCGACCGGGAAGACAACGACCTCCACGGCGCTGTCCCTGCTCACCGGCATTCCCCGGGTGGACGCCTCGTCCGCTCGCGAGGTGGTCACCGAGCTCTATCCTGGCATGCGGTTCCAGGATCTGAGCACCACCGAACTGATGGCGCTCGGCTTCCGCAGGCTGGAGTTGCGCATCCAGGCCGAGGCGATCCTCGATGCCCAAGGCGGATTCATCGCCGACGGCTCGGTGCTCAACGAGTGGGTCTACGGCACCACGCGGCTCATCACCGGCCCCAACCCCGGCTCCGCCCGCTGGCACAAAGCCGTCAAGAACACCCTCACGCTGCCCGGCCGGCCGTTCTACCGCCGCTATCTCAACGCCTACGGCGACATGGCCCGGCAGCGGGCCCGGCAGAACTACGACATCTTCTTCCATCTTCCGGTGGAGGTGCCGATGGACCCCGACGGCCACCGGCCGGTCGACGAGCGCTATCGCGCCATCTCCGATCGGCAGCTGCTGCACGCGATCAGCGAACTCGGGCAGCCCGTGGTGACGGTGCGCGGCACCCCGGAACAGCGCCTGGAATCCATCGTCTCGATGCTCGACATCCCCACCGTCATGGACATCGATGTCGCGGTGAAGGAGGCGATGGAGATCGTGCGCAGCAGCCGTGAGCGCGTCCAGGAAACCATCGTCGCCCAGCAACAACCGCCCACTCTCGGCCGCAAGATCAAATTCGCCACTCGCGTTTAG